Proteins encoded in a region of the Eschrichtius robustus isolate mEscRob2 chromosome 14, mEscRob2.pri, whole genome shotgun sequence genome:
- the TCN2 gene encoding transcobalamin-2 isoform X1 has product MGCLGALLFLLGGLGALAQICEITEVDSTLVERLGQRLLPWMDRLSPEQLNPSIYVGLRLSSLQAGAKEAHYLHSLKLSYQQSLLSNDNSDSEAKPSMGQLALYLLALRANCEFVGGRKGGRLVSQLKRFLEDEKGAIGHNHQGHPHTSYYQYGLGILALCVHQKRVHDSVVGKLLYAVEYEQHPQQDHFPVDTLAMAGLAFSCLELSNLNPNQRNRITVALGRVQEKILKAQTPEGHIGNVYSTPLALQLLMASLRRTVELGTACLKAKAALLASLQHKAFQNPLMISQLLPILNQKSYVDLISPDCLAPRVLLEPATETPSQTQVPELIHVTLKVSSIFPSYRHSVSVPVGSSLEDVLKKAQEHSRFRYGTQASLSGPYLTSVMGKKAGEREFWQLLRAPDTPLLQGIADYRPRDGEAIELRLVGW; this is encoded by the exons AAATAACAGAGGTGGACAGCACGCTGGTGGAGAGGCTGGGCCAGCGCCTCTTGCCCTGGATGGACCGGCTCTCCCCGGAGCAGCTGAACCCCAGTATCTACGTGGGCCTGCGCCTCTCCAGCCTGCAGGCTGGGGCCAAGGAGGCCCACTACCTGCACAGCCTCAAGCTCAGCTACCAGCAGAGCCTCCTGAG CAATGACAACAGTGACTCCGAGGCCAAGCCCTCCATGGGCCAGCTGGCCCTCTACCTGCTTGCTCTCCGGGCCAACTGCGAGTTTGTCGGAGGCCGCAAGGGGGGCAGGCTGGTCTCACAGCTGAAGCGGTTCCTGGAGGACGAGAAGGGGGCCATTG GGCATAATCACCAGGGCCACCCTCACACCAGCTACTACCAGTACGGCCTGGGCATCCTGGCCCTGTGTGTCCACCAGAAGCGGGTCCATGACAGCGTGGTGGGCAAGCTCCTGTATGCTGTGGAATACGAACAGCATCCTCAGCAGGACCACTTCCCTGTGG ACACACTGGCCATGGCGGGCTTGGCCTTCTCCTGTCTGGAGCTATCCAACCTCAACCCCAATCAGAGAAACCGGATCACTGTGGCCCTCGGGAGAGTGCAAGAGAAGATCCTGAAGGCCCAGACCCCAGAGGGCCACATTGGGAATGTCTACAGCACCCCTCTGGCACTGCAG TTGCTGATGGCCTCCCTTAGACGCACGGTGGAGCTGGGCACAGCATGCCTCAAGGCCAAGGCTGCTCTGTTGGCCAGCCTACAGCACAAGGCCTTCCAGAACCCTCTCATGATTTCTCAGCTGCTGCCCATCCTGAACCAGAAGAGCTATGTGGACCTCATCTCCCCAGACTGTCTGGCACCAAGAG TCCTGTTGGAACCAGCTACGGAGACCCCTTCACAGACCCAAGTCCCAGAGCTCATCCATGTCACGCTGAAGGTCTCCAGCATCTTTCCTTCGTACAGACATTCCGTCTCTGTCCCTGTCGGCTCCTCTTTGGAAGATGTCCTGAAGAAGGCCCAGGAGCACAGCAGGTTCAG GTATGGAACACAGGCCTCCTTGTCAGGCCCCTACCTGACCTCCGTGATGGGGAAGAAAGCTGGGGAACGTGAGTTCTGGCAACTCCTCCGAGCCCCCGACACCCCGCTGCTGCAAG GTATTGCTGACTACAGACCCAGGGATGGAGAAGCCATCGAGCTGAGGCTGGTTGGCTGGTAG
- the TCN2 gene encoding transcobalamin-2 isoform X2, with the protein MDRLSPEQLNPSIYVGLRLSSLQAGAKEAHYLHSLKLSYQQSLLSNDNSDSEAKPSMGQLALYLLALRANCEFVGGRKGGRLVSQLKRFLEDEKGAIGHNHQGHPHTSYYQYGLGILALCVHQKRVHDSVVGKLLYAVEYEQHPQQDHFPVDTLAMAGLAFSCLELSNLNPNQRNRITVALGRVQEKILKAQTPEGHIGNVYSTPLALQLLMASLRRTVELGTACLKAKAALLASLQHKAFQNPLMISQLLPILNQKSYVDLISPDCLAPRVLLEPATETPSQTQVPELIHVTLKVSSIFPSYRHSVSVPVGSSLEDVLKKAQEHSRFRYGTQASLSGPYLTSVMGKKAGEREFWQLLRAPDTPLLQGIADYRPRDGEAIELRLVGW; encoded by the exons ATGGACCGGCTCTCCCCGGAGCAGCTGAACCCCAGTATCTACGTGGGCCTGCGCCTCTCCAGCCTGCAGGCTGGGGCCAAGGAGGCCCACTACCTGCACAGCCTCAAGCTCAGCTACCAGCAGAGCCTCCTGAG CAATGACAACAGTGACTCCGAGGCCAAGCCCTCCATGGGCCAGCTGGCCCTCTACCTGCTTGCTCTCCGGGCCAACTGCGAGTTTGTCGGAGGCCGCAAGGGGGGCAGGCTGGTCTCACAGCTGAAGCGGTTCCTGGAGGACGAGAAGGGGGCCATTG GGCATAATCACCAGGGCCACCCTCACACCAGCTACTACCAGTACGGCCTGGGCATCCTGGCCCTGTGTGTCCACCAGAAGCGGGTCCATGACAGCGTGGTGGGCAAGCTCCTGTATGCTGTGGAATACGAACAGCATCCTCAGCAGGACCACTTCCCTGTGG ACACACTGGCCATGGCGGGCTTGGCCTTCTCCTGTCTGGAGCTATCCAACCTCAACCCCAATCAGAGAAACCGGATCACTGTGGCCCTCGGGAGAGTGCAAGAGAAGATCCTGAAGGCCCAGACCCCAGAGGGCCACATTGGGAATGTCTACAGCACCCCTCTGGCACTGCAG TTGCTGATGGCCTCCCTTAGACGCACGGTGGAGCTGGGCACAGCATGCCTCAAGGCCAAGGCTGCTCTGTTGGCCAGCCTACAGCACAAGGCCTTCCAGAACCCTCTCATGATTTCTCAGCTGCTGCCCATCCTGAACCAGAAGAGCTATGTGGACCTCATCTCCCCAGACTGTCTGGCACCAAGAG TCCTGTTGGAACCAGCTACGGAGACCCCTTCACAGACCCAAGTCCCAGAGCTCATCCATGTCACGCTGAAGGTCTCCAGCATCTTTCCTTCGTACAGACATTCCGTCTCTGTCCCTGTCGGCTCCTCTTTGGAAGATGTCCTGAAGAAGGCCCAGGAGCACAGCAGGTTCAG GTATGGAACACAGGCCTCCTTGTCAGGCCCCTACCTGACCTCCGTGATGGGGAAGAAAGCTGGGGAACGTGAGTTCTGGCAACTCCTCCGAGCCCCCGACACCCCGCTGCTGCAAG GTATTGCTGACTACAGACCCAGGGATGGAGAAGCCATCGAGCTGAGGCTGGTTGGCTGGTAG